GTCTTGGACTCAGGTAGCGTCGGCGAAGGCCGACTGCTGCACCTGGAGCAAGAAGCGCGACGACTGGGGCAGAAAGTAGTAAAGGTTCCCCCAGCCAGTCTGTTGCAAGAAACGATGCTGAACCTGGCCGGTGTCCAGGATCTTCTCGGGCAACGACAGCCGGCCGACGCGCAGCAGCGTCTCGCCCGAGTCGGAGCTCAACTCGCCACCGTCGTTGGTGAGATCCTGTTCAACTCCAACCACTTCGGGCTCGCGCGCCGCTGGTACCGCGCGGCTAACCGCGCCGCCCAAGAAGCAGGAGACCGCTATCTTGGGGACATCGCTCTGGCTGGCGGCGCCTATCTGCCCACCTATGACGGGGAGCCGCGTGAGGTGCTCGCCCACGTGCTTCCCCGCCTGGAGCAGGGGCCGTCGCCCAGCCCGGCGGTTGCCTGGCTATGGGGATTCGCCGCCAAGGCGTACGCCGCTCTCGGCGACCGGGCCGCGTTCGAGCGGGCGATCGAGGCTAGCCGGACCGCCTTAGAGCGGTCATCCCCTGGGACTGTTCTGCCGGGGATCTTTTCATTCCTGCCCGAGAAGCTCTCCTTCTATGAGGCGCGCGGCCGAGGCGATCTCGGGGACGCTGATGGGGCCGCTGCTGCTGCCTCCAGGGCGTTGGCGGACTATGACCTGACCGATACCACCGAACCAGCCCTCGTTCGATTCGAACACGCTTCTGCGCTCGCAAAGAGCGGCGAGCTCAGGGAGGCATATCGAATCGCGTTCGGCGCCGTCTCTGATGAACACACCTTTCACAGCGCCAGCGTGGTGACCCGTGCGCGCGAGTTCGGTAATCTGCTCGATCCAAGGAGCCAGACGGGCCGTGACTGGCGGGAAGTTCTGGCCAATCTTCAACTGCCCGATGTCTCTATCCCAGCCCTCCCATCGTCAAGGACCTGATCATGATGAACGCTCGCGGCCTGCTGGAGGAGTACGTCATGGGCGGGAAGCTCATGCAGATCACCACCCTCGCCGATGATGGGGCTCCGCAGACGTGCAGCGTTTGGTACGACGCTCATTTCGCTCCTGACGTTCTGCGGTGGATTTCTCGCGACGATCGTGCCCATAGCGTCAACGTTCGTACGGACCCGCGTGTCTCTGGTGCGATCGTCGCGATCTCTCTGGACGGGCTGGGGCAGACGGTGCGAGGCGTGTCCTTCGCTGGACAGGCCCGCGAGCTTCCCCCCGCAGGCATCGACGAGGAGATCGCGGAGTTCGTTGCCCGCTGGCCAGCCGCAGCGGATGCCCTGGACCGGGCGAAACTCAGGAGCGGACGAACCCCGACACGGCTGTATGAGGCCACGATTACGCAATGGGTGCTGTTCGATGAACAGCACTTCCCGGGCGAGCCCCGCCAGGTGGTAGCCGCCAGTTGAGGCGCCTGAGTCCATGGTGGCGGGCAGGATCAGCGGTAGACCCTCTTCAAGAAGGCGGATTCGCAGCGGGTTCATGACGAGGCGCAGCAGTTCGACCGGGCGGCCGTGCGGACCGAGGATGACGCTGGGCCTCAGCAGCTCATCCCGCTCCGCGCCAATCCCCTCCGACAACGACATGGTCGTCGCAACTCCTCAGATCGAGATGTTGCGACGACCACGTGAACCCAAGACTTGGCCGGGGCGTTCGCCGTTCGGCTCACCTATCCGTACGTGGGGTGCTGCGGCCAGCCGGGTGGGGAGTCCTCCCACTCCTCCTGCCTGCCGTACGGGGTGAGGTCGAGGATGCTGTTGGCGAAGACGAGCCGGTCCACGCCTCGGGAGGTGGTGTTGTACGTCCGATAGACGTCCTCGCCGTCGCGCAGGAACACGCTCAGCATGAAGCCGCCACCGGCGCCGCAGTCCTCCGCGAACGACGTGCCACGCGACGACACGAACGGCACCGTCCAGCCCATCCGCGCCTTGTACGCCTCGATCTGGGCGAGCGGCATGTTCGACACGGTCACCCACGTGGTCCCCCGCCCGGCCAGCAGGGACGGCCCGGCCGCGGGGACGTTGTTCGTCAACCAGGTGCAGCCCGGACAGTAATGGTCCGGCCCGATGTCCATG
This region of Streptosporangium sp. NBC_01495 genomic DNA includes:
- a CDS encoding DUF899 domain-containing protein, whose protein sequence is MEKPEIVSVEEWQQARDELLKAEKEATRAQDALAARRRRLPMVRFDGGYAFDTPSGTKTLLDLFEGQRQLVVYQFMDIGPDHYCPGCTWLTNNVPAAGPSLLAGRGTTWVTVSNMPLAQIEAYKARMGWTVPFVSSRGTSFAEDCGAGGGFMLSVFLRDGEDVYRTYNTTSRGVDRLVFANSILDLTPYGRQEEWEDSPPGWPQHPTYG
- a CDS encoding pyridoxamine 5'-phosphate oxidase family protein, which codes for MMNARGLLEEYVMGGKLMQITTLADDGAPQTCSVWYDAHFAPDVLRWISRDDRAHSVNVRTDPRVSGAIVAISLDGLGQTVRGVSFAGQARELPPAGIDEEIAEFVARWPAAADALDRAKLRSGRTPTRLYEATITQWVLFDEQHFPGEPRQVVAAS